In Oryza sativa Japonica Group chromosome 3, ASM3414082v1, one DNA window encodes the following:
- the LOC136355689 gene encoding uncharacterized protein — protein MAPAQSDPPAVSAQSEQPKKGAVGKPGPCLNCGKHGHFAGKCPKLNRTGPRFIQARANHVSAEEAQAAPEVVLGTFPVNSYPATVLFDSGASHSFISKRFAGTYGLSVVELKIPMQVHTPGNDMRTAHYCPSVTIEIKRSPFLSNLILLESKDLDVILGMDWLTRNKGVIDCASRTITLTNDKGEKITFRSPASQKSIASLNQAAIEGQTETVEKSPRKLEDIPIVQEYPEVFPEDLTTMPPKREIEFRIDLAPGTAPIYKRPYRMAANELAEVKKQAKQMW, from the exons TCAGTCAGAACAACCCAAGAAGGGGGCTGTAGGAAAGCCAGGACCCTGCCTCAACTGTGGCAAGCACGGCCACTTTGCTGGCAAGTGTCCGAAGCTGAATCGCACTGGACCTAGGTTCATCCAGGCCCGCGCCAATCATGTGTCTGCAGAGGAAGCAcaggcagcaccagaggtcgtgttgggcacgtttccagtgaactcatatccagcaacagttctctttgattcaggtgcctcgcattctttcatttccaaaAGATTTGCTGGGACATATGGATTATCGGTAGTGGAACTTAAAATACCGATGCAGGTTCATACCCCTGGAAATGATATGAGGACAGCACACTACTGCCCCTCGGTGACTATAGAGATCAAAAGATCACCGTTTCtatccaacctcatccttctcgaatctaaagacctagatgtcattctcggaatggattggttgaccagAAACAAGGGAGTGATTGACTGCGCAAGCCGCACCATCACCCTAACCAACGACAAAGGGGAGAAGATCACCTTCCGTTCCCCAGCGTCGCAGAAGTCCATAGCGAGTCTGAATCAGGCTGCTATTGAGGGTCAGACAGAAACAGTGGAGAAAAGTCCCAggaagttggaggatattcctatagtacaagagtatcctgaggtgttcccagaagacctcactacaatgccaccgaagagagaAATCGAGTTCCGGATCGATTTGGCACCCGGGactgctccaatttacaagaggccgtacagaatggcagctaatgagctagcagaggtcaagaagcag GCAAAGCAAATGTGGTAG